A genomic window from Pelagicoccus albus includes:
- a CDS encoding undecaprenyl-diphosphate phosphatase — protein sequence MSLLEAIILGIIQGLTEFLPVSSSGHLELGKAILGIETTEDVTFTVVVHGATVLSTIVIFWRDIMDLFRGLFTTSWNESKQYIAMLIISSFPVIFVGLFFKDEVESLFTGNVLLVGCMLLLTGALLSFTYYSPKEGGPVTYKKAIIIGIAQAIAVMPGISRSGSTIATGLLLGVDKKKVARFSFLMVLIPILGANCKEILDGEMANSVVPPIGLIAGAIAAFLAGVLACKWMIAIVTRGKLIYFAYYCFAAGVIAIASHFLV from the coding sequence ATGTCTCTACTCGAAGCAATCATCCTTGGCATCATCCAGGGCCTAACGGAATTCCTACCCGTCAGCAGCAGCGGGCACTTAGAGCTCGGCAAAGCCATCCTCGGCATCGAAACGACCGAAGATGTGACCTTCACCGTTGTCGTGCACGGAGCCACCGTTCTCTCTACGATTGTCATTTTCTGGCGAGACATAATGGACCTTTTCCGAGGCCTCTTCACCACCAGCTGGAACGAGTCGAAACAGTACATCGCCATGCTGATCATCTCCTCCTTTCCAGTCATTTTCGTGGGACTGTTCTTCAAGGACGAGGTCGAGAGCTTGTTCACCGGCAACGTGCTCCTAGTCGGTTGCATGCTCCTACTCACCGGGGCGCTCCTCTCATTCACCTACTATTCTCCCAAGGAGGGCGGCCCCGTCACCTACAAGAAGGCCATCATCATCGGCATCGCTCAAGCAATCGCCGTCATGCCCGGAATTTCCCGCTCGGGCTCCACCATCGCAACCGGATTGCTGCTTGGCGTGGACAAGAAAAAGGTGGCTCGTTTCTCTTTCCTTATGGTGCTCATCCCCATCCTCGGGGCGAATTGCAAAGAAATCCTAGACGGAGAGATGGCCAATAGCGTGGTGCCGCCCATCGGTTTAATTGCGGGAGCTATCGCCGCTTTCCTTGCCGGGGTTCTCGCCTGCAAGTGGATGATCGCCATCGTCACTCGCGGCAAGTTGATCTATTTCGCCTACTACTGCTTCGCCGCCGGAGTCATCGCTATCGCCTCCCACTTCCTGGTTTAG
- the purN gene encoding phosphoribosylglycinamide formyltransferase: MKLGFLASHGGSNMQAILDRCADGSIAATPALLVCNNPKAHAIERAALAGMPAKVLNGKTHPDLADLDAAILQSMREAGVDLLILAGYMKKIGPQVLTAFQGKILNIHPSLLPKFGGHGMYGMRVHEAVLEAGESESGATVHLVTEKFDEGPILQQAQVPVLENDTAESLQARVLEQEHRLYPDTIAKIASGQISLS; encoded by the coding sequence ATGAAACTCGGATTTCTCGCTTCCCACGGAGGTTCCAACATGCAAGCCATTCTGGACCGCTGCGCCGACGGCTCCATCGCCGCGACTCCCGCTCTGTTGGTCTGCAACAATCCGAAAGCGCACGCCATCGAACGTGCCGCGCTCGCCGGCATGCCGGCCAAAGTCCTCAATGGCAAAACCCACCCCGACCTCGCGGACCTCGACGCCGCCATCCTCCAGTCCATGCGGGAGGCCGGAGTCGACCTTTTGATTCTAGCCGGCTACATGAAGAAGATCGGCCCGCAGGTTTTGACCGCCTTCCAAGGCAAGATCCTAAATATACACCCTTCCCTGCTGCCAAAATTCGGAGGACACGGCATGTACGGCATGCGGGTGCACGAAGCGGTGCTTGAGGCGGGCGAAAGCGAATCCGGAGCAACGGTGCATCTGGTCACGGAGAAATTCGACGAGGGCCCGATTCTTCAGCAAGCCCAAGTACCGGTACTGGAAAACGATACTGCAGAGAGCCTTCAGGCTCGGGTGCTTGAACAGGAGCACCGCCTTTATCCAGACACCATTGCCAAGATAGCTTCCGGCCAGATCTCGCTCTCTTGA
- a CDS encoding LacI family DNA-binding transcriptional regulator translates to MAGKRVTLSDIAKRDGSHVTTVSLAMRNSPKLPEATKKRIQKLAKEMGYVPDPALGALASYRRRAKETRSKETLAYVTNWTSRWGWKDDRSHAQFYEGATEAADAIGYQLEHFWLSEPGMTHSRFSKILFTRGIRGIIIASHSREHEAPLELDWKGFSCIKIDFFPHKPQLPNVSNDQCGSVRLAFQKALESGAKRIGLVMHRGWDMSVDRMWTAGFLVEQYLVEEKDRLPVCYFPAAEPREVWENETEVEVKIDTARFKEWYEKWKPEVIIGNRVFIADAMKELGLEAPRDFGLIDLFLYEKNGKDAGIVQNHRFVGATAINMLASRLMRNDLGLPTYGRTSFVEADWTDGESLPTK, encoded by the coding sequence ATGGCAGGAAAACGGGTAACCCTCTCGGACATTGCGAAGCGCGACGGCTCGCATGTGACAACTGTATCTCTAGCCATGCGGAACAGTCCGAAGCTGCCCGAAGCGACCAAGAAGCGGATTCAGAAACTAGCCAAAGAGATGGGCTACGTGCCAGATCCGGCCTTAGGGGCGCTTGCTTCTTACCGACGCAGGGCGAAAGAGACCCGAAGCAAGGAGACGCTCGCTTACGTGACAAATTGGACTAGCCGTTGGGGCTGGAAAGATGACCGCTCGCATGCCCAGTTTTATGAAGGGGCAACCGAGGCTGCCGATGCGATAGGTTACCAGCTGGAGCATTTTTGGTTGAGCGAGCCAGGTATGACCCACAGCCGCTTCAGTAAGATTCTCTTCACGCGTGGCATTCGTGGAATAATCATCGCTTCTCACAGCCGGGAGCACGAGGCTCCACTGGAACTGGACTGGAAGGGCTTTAGCTGTATCAAAATCGACTTTTTCCCGCACAAGCCGCAGTTGCCCAACGTAAGCAACGACCAGTGCGGCTCGGTGCGTCTCGCCTTCCAAAAGGCTCTGGAATCGGGGGCCAAGCGGATCGGTTTGGTGATGCATCGCGGCTGGGACATGAGCGTGGACCGCATGTGGACGGCAGGCTTTCTAGTAGAGCAGTATCTAGTGGAGGAGAAGGATCGTCTTCCAGTCTGCTATTTTCCAGCTGCGGAGCCTCGGGAGGTTTGGGAGAATGAGACGGAGGTGGAGGTCAAGATCGATACGGCTCGCTTTAAGGAGTGGTATGAGAAGTGGAAACCGGAGGTCATCATTGGCAATCGGGTTTTCATAGCCGATGCGATGAAAGAACTGGGTTTGGAAGCTCCCCGTGATTTTGGATTAATCGACTTATTCCTTTACGAGAAGAACGGCAAGGATGCGGGGATCGTGCAGAATCATCGTTTCGTCGGGGCCACCGCTATCAACATGTTGGCCTCCCGGCTAATGCGTAACGACCTCGGTTTGCCGACCTATGGCCGGACCAGTTTCGTGGAGGCGGATTGGACGGACGGGGAATCGCTCCCTACGAAGTAG
- a CDS encoding glycoside hydrolase family 3 C-terminal domain-containing protein has product MENLNQSESSLAPDLAEKISDPNLPVEERLEILMQSLTLKEKVRQMMHETPAVERLGIPAYDWWNEACHGVGRAGSATVFPQVIGMAASWDRELMREVAEVTATEAIAKHQDAKRRGWRGQYRGLTFWTPNVNIFRDPRWGRGQETFGEDPLLTSELATEIVKGLQGDDPERLKTAACAKHYAVHSGPESLRHEFDAVPTAKDLWETYLPAFKSLVDTGVEAVMGAYNRTYGQACCASTLLIDEILRDQWGFQGHFVSDCGAIDDFHLYHGVTETRAESAALAIRNGCDLNCGCTYTHVVEAIESGLLTEEEVDRSVRRLLRTKLKLGLLDRDDSAKGSVDLSVVESPAHRALAKKAALESIVLLKNQDKALPLDNNPERVLVVGPCAANVGALIGNYHGISANLVTILQGVLETLPENTAVKYRPGCPILSEQAPGVNYTFDAAEKSDYVVAVMGLDQTLEGEEGDTVASTSGGDRDRVELPQPQIDFIKQLRPYCKKLVVVLTGGGAMAIPEIHKVADAVMLCWYPGCEGGRAVADVLFGKASPSGKLPISVPFATSDLPPFEDYSMQGRTYKFLEKEPLYPFGFGLSYGELSYEGIPLDSDEFGESDTVIVETIVRNPSDIDVDEVVQCYSEPPQDWPLAPKAQLLDFQRVTIPSKSEKRIRFEIPVSSLALFSESGEKSYQPGSYAIVVASSSPSARSEFLGACKPVRNFITLKA; this is encoded by the coding sequence ATGGAAAATCTCAACCAAAGCGAAAGCTCACTCGCCCCCGACCTCGCAGAAAAAATCAGCGATCCGAACCTCCCAGTGGAGGAGCGTCTCGAGATCTTGATGCAATCCCTCACCTTGAAGGAAAAGGTGCGGCAAATGATGCACGAGACTCCTGCCGTGGAACGCCTAGGAATCCCCGCCTACGACTGGTGGAATGAAGCCTGCCACGGAGTTGGTCGGGCCGGATCCGCAACCGTTTTTCCCCAAGTCATCGGCATGGCCGCATCGTGGGACCGGGAACTGATGCGGGAAGTGGCAGAGGTAACCGCCACTGAAGCCATCGCCAAACATCAGGATGCCAAGCGTCGCGGCTGGCGAGGACAATACCGCGGACTTACTTTTTGGACACCCAACGTTAATATCTTCCGCGATCCTCGTTGGGGCCGTGGCCAAGAGACCTTTGGCGAAGATCCCCTCCTCACCAGCGAATTGGCAACCGAGATTGTGAAGGGGCTGCAGGGCGACGATCCAGAGCGGCTCAAGACCGCAGCCTGTGCCAAGCACTATGCTGTACACAGCGGACCGGAAAGCCTTCGCCACGAATTTGACGCCGTTCCCACCGCCAAAGATCTTTGGGAAACCTACCTCCCCGCCTTCAAGTCTCTGGTCGACACCGGCGTCGAAGCAGTCATGGGCGCCTACAATCGGACCTACGGCCAAGCCTGTTGTGCCAGCACCCTGCTCATCGACGAAATTCTTCGCGACCAATGGGGATTTCAAGGCCACTTCGTGAGCGATTGCGGAGCCATCGACGACTTCCACCTTTATCACGGCGTGACTGAGACTCGAGCCGAGTCCGCAGCCCTCGCCATTCGAAATGGTTGCGACCTAAATTGCGGCTGCACCTACACCCATGTAGTCGAGGCAATCGAAAGCGGACTGCTAACCGAAGAGGAAGTCGACCGCTCCGTTCGACGCCTGCTCCGTACCAAACTCAAGCTCGGACTGCTCGACCGGGACGATTCCGCCAAAGGCAGCGTTGACCTTTCCGTAGTTGAATCTCCAGCACATCGAGCCCTCGCCAAAAAGGCAGCTCTCGAATCGATCGTTCTGCTGAAAAACCAGGACAAGGCCTTGCCTTTGGATAACAACCCAGAGCGCGTCCTCGTAGTCGGTCCCTGCGCTGCTAACGTGGGAGCCTTGATCGGAAATTATCACGGCATCAGCGCCAACCTCGTTACCATCCTGCAAGGTGTCTTGGAAACACTTCCGGAAAACACGGCGGTCAAATATCGTCCGGGTTGCCCAATCCTCAGCGAGCAAGCTCCCGGGGTTAACTACACTTTCGACGCGGCTGAAAAGTCCGACTACGTCGTAGCAGTAATGGGGCTCGACCAAACCCTTGAAGGCGAAGAAGGAGATACAGTCGCCTCTACTTCCGGCGGCGACCGCGATCGCGTGGAGCTACCGCAGCCGCAAATCGACTTCATAAAACAACTACGCCCCTACTGCAAAAAACTGGTCGTGGTGCTGACTGGCGGCGGAGCAATGGCGATTCCTGAAATCCACAAGGTCGCAGACGCGGTCATGCTTTGCTGGTATCCAGGTTGCGAAGGTGGGCGAGCCGTGGCGGATGTATTGTTCGGCAAGGCTTCTCCGAGCGGAAAACTTCCTATCAGCGTTCCTTTTGCAACAAGTGATCTGCCGCCCTTCGAAGACTATTCCATGCAGGGCCGCACCTACAAATTCCTTGAGAAGGAGCCGCTCTACCCATTCGGCTTCGGATTGAGCTACGGTGAGTTGAGCTACGAAGGAATACCTCTCGATAGCGACGAGTTCGGGGAATCGGATACGGTCATCGTAGAGACCATAGTGCGGAATCCTTCCGATATCGACGTGGACGAAGTAGTCCAGTGCTACAGTGAACCTCCTCAGGATTGGCCGCTCGCACCGAAGGCTCAACTTCTGGACTTCCAACGAGTCACCATCCCTTCCAAATCCGAAAAGAGGATACGCTTCGAGATCCCCGTGAGCTCCCTAGCCTTATTTTCCGAGTCCGGTGAAAAATCGTATCAGCCGGGCAGTTACGCGATTGTAGTCGCTTCTTCCTCACCTTCCGCACGTTCGGAATTTTTAGGAGCCTGCAAACCGGTAAGAAACTTCATAACTCTAAAAGCTTAA
- a CDS encoding NAD(P)-dependent alcohol dehydrogenase: MNALVLEKAGSLTLRDIEISEELGPKDVRIDVRTVGICGSDVHYYKHGAIGPFIVKEPMVLGHEAAGVITEVGSEVSDLKAGDRVCMEPGIPDPESKASKLGIYNLDPAVRFWATPPIHGCLRPSVVHPAEFTFKLPDSVSFGEGAIVEPLAVGIHAANKAKIKPGSTALVIGAGPIGMVTALSALAKGCSHVFISDIQEVKLAKAAELGNITPINVKNENLVEVIKKATDDWGVDIVFDAAGVPNAVSDGLETVCPGGCLVLIGMPGAPVSFDVVAAQIKEVRIESVFRYAHVYPEALELMGSGKLDVRPLITDTYQFKQSVEAFDYACDPSPESVKIQIEL, encoded by the coding sequence ATGAATGCCCTCGTCCTAGAAAAAGCGGGAAGCCTAACCCTCCGCGACATAGAAATCAGTGAAGAGCTGGGACCTAAAGACGTGCGAATCGACGTCCGCACCGTTGGTATTTGCGGCAGCGACGTGCACTACTACAAACATGGAGCCATCGGACCCTTTATCGTGAAGGAGCCTATGGTCTTGGGCCACGAGGCGGCGGGAGTAATCACGGAAGTCGGTAGCGAGGTCAGTGACTTGAAGGCTGGCGACCGCGTCTGCATGGAGCCAGGCATTCCCGATCCTGAGAGCAAAGCGAGCAAGCTCGGTATCTACAATTTGGATCCCGCAGTACGTTTCTGGGCGACGCCTCCTATCCATGGCTGCTTGCGACCATCCGTAGTACACCCAGCAGAGTTCACCTTCAAACTGCCGGACTCGGTTTCCTTTGGCGAGGGAGCCATCGTAGAACCGCTAGCAGTGGGTATCCATGCTGCCAATAAGGCGAAAATTAAACCAGGCTCCACAGCCCTAGTTATCGGAGCGGGACCTATAGGCATGGTCACTGCCCTGTCCGCTTTGGCCAAAGGATGCAGCCACGTATTCATTTCCGATATACAAGAGGTCAAGCTAGCGAAAGCAGCTGAGCTGGGCAATATTACACCCATCAACGTCAAAAACGAAAACTTGGTCGAGGTCATCAAAAAGGCGACCGACGATTGGGGCGTAGACATCGTCTTCGATGCAGCCGGAGTGCCAAACGCAGTCTCCGACGGCTTGGAAACAGTTTGCCCAGGTGGTTGCCTCGTGCTGATCGGCATGCCGGGAGCTCCCGTCTCATTCGACGTTGTGGCCGCCCAAATCAAGGAGGTCCGCATCGAGTCAGTTTTCCGCTACGCCCACGTTTACCCAGAAGCTCTCGAGCTCATGGGAAGCGGCAAGCTAGACGTTCGTCCTCTTATCACGGATACATACCAATTTAAGCAGAGTGTAGAAGCCTTCGACTACGCCTGCGATCCATCTCCAGAAAGCGTAAAGATTCAGATCGAGCTGTAG
- a CDS encoding DUF5069 domain-containing protein — protein sequence MNDLKTLAKDLRTEFPRSPRETLAGYVVASRALDKCRAVLAETNGEYHFGCPLDNTFFNFSGISSDSFKEFVASGADDAAVAAWITEKSQIKNTREIIAWNNEMRSKRPVDMPIELQEFLEGYIPQFIPEGKIVRVWFDVYDMEEGRL from the coding sequence ATGAATGACCTGAAAACCCTGGCAAAAGACCTTCGTACTGAATTTCCACGAAGTCCCCGTGAAACCCTCGCCGGCTACGTGGTCGCTAGCAGAGCATTAGACAAATGCCGAGCCGTGCTCGCTGAGACCAACGGCGAGTACCACTTTGGTTGTCCTTTGGACAATACGTTCTTTAATTTCTCCGGTATCAGCAGCGACTCTTTCAAAGAGTTTGTAGCGAGTGGAGCCGATGATGCCGCAGTCGCGGCCTGGATAACTGAAAAGTCGCAGATCAAAAACACTCGCGAAATCATTGCCTGGAACAACGAGATGCGTTCCAAACGGCCCGTCGACATGCCTATCGAATTGCAGGAATTCCTCGAAGGCTACATTCCGCAGTTTATCCCAGAGGGAAAAATCGTCCGCGTCTGGTTCGACGTCTACGACATGGAAGAGGGACGCCTCTAG
- the hflC gene encoding protease modulator HflC translates to MKQIAQFFAILVFLALVVVGYNSIYTVSETEQVIITQFGKVIGEPVTESGLHFKVPFVQTPNVIEKRILDWDGDAREMPTKDKTFIEVDTFARWRIADPKQYFLRLRDERSAQSRLDDILRSSTLSAIANHDLVEVVRSTKDREPDPEASIASGSGSIGNLQQIELGRVAVEEEIFESAAGELEGFGIELLDVRFKRINYHESVQQSIFQRMISERQQIAERFRSEGEGEAAKITGKRGRDLQEIESEAYRSVLEIRGKADAKATQIYADAYNQSPEAIEFYEFIKSLEAYETVLKGETTLIMTTDSELFKYLKTIDGKMTPAP, encoded by the coding sequence ATGAAACAGATAGCTCAGTTTTTTGCGATTCTAGTGTTTTTGGCCCTGGTGGTCGTTGGCTACAATTCGATCTATACCGTTAGCGAAACGGAACAGGTGATCATTACTCAATTTGGAAAGGTGATTGGCGAACCAGTCACGGAATCGGGACTGCATTTTAAGGTTCCGTTTGTGCAGACGCCCAACGTAATCGAGAAGCGGATACTTGATTGGGATGGCGATGCTCGCGAAATGCCGACCAAGGATAAGACCTTTATCGAGGTGGATACCTTCGCTCGCTGGCGAATTGCGGATCCGAAACAGTATTTCCTCCGCCTTCGAGACGAACGCAGCGCTCAATCCCGTTTGGACGACATTCTTCGTTCTTCGACCTTGAGCGCTATCGCCAACCACGATTTGGTCGAAGTTGTTCGCTCCACTAAGGATCGCGAGCCGGATCCAGAAGCCAGTATCGCAAGCGGTTCGGGCAGTATCGGAAACTTGCAACAGATCGAACTTGGCCGTGTAGCGGTCGAGGAGGAGATCTTCGAATCGGCAGCGGGAGAGTTGGAAGGCTTCGGTATCGAACTTTTGGACGTACGCTTCAAGCGTATCAACTACCACGAGAGCGTGCAGCAAAGTATCTTTCAGCGAATGATCTCTGAGCGTCAGCAGATCGCGGAGCGTTTCCGTTCCGAGGGTGAAGGTGAAGCTGCCAAGATCACCGGTAAGCGTGGTCGGGACTTGCAGGAAATAGAATCGGAAGCCTACCGTTCCGTCCTCGAAATTCGGGGTAAGGCGGATGCGAAGGCGACTCAGATCTATGCGGATGCATACAACCAATCGCCTGAAGCGATCGAGTTTTACGAGTTTATCAAATCGCTCGAGGCCTATGAGACAGTACTGAAGGGTGAAACCACGTTGATCATGACCACCGACAGCGAGCTCTTCAAATACCTGAAGACGATAGACGGGAAAATGACACCCGCACCGTAA
- the hflK gene encoding FtsH protease activity modulator HflK, translated as MAEKIEINIPENLRQLKGQFGGVFGIAIFALLIWAGFSSVYTVPAESQGVVLRFGKFLETVDPGLRFKVPFGIDQVSIVQVRRQLKQEFGFATQGATDRSQYSPNRREQALERSMVTGDLNAATVEWIVQYRIQDPRQFLFKVRDPKDTLRDISESVMRTVVGDRTVDEVITVGRQEIAIVALRMMQTLVDKYELGLSIDLVQLQNVNPPDKVRPSFNEVNQAQQERENLINVANGEYNKVIPRARGQANQSIQEAEGYALARVNEAEGDVARFEALLLEYVKAPEVTKRRLYLETMQDVVSGIDKKIVLDSDASGVLPLLQLNQ; from the coding sequence ATGGCGGAAAAAATAGAGATAAATATCCCCGAAAATCTGCGACAGTTGAAGGGCCAGTTTGGTGGCGTCTTTGGTATCGCGATTTTCGCTCTCCTCATATGGGCCGGATTTTCCAGTGTTTACACAGTGCCGGCCGAATCCCAAGGCGTCGTGCTGCGATTTGGCAAATTCCTAGAAACGGTGGATCCCGGGCTACGTTTCAAAGTGCCTTTTGGCATCGACCAAGTTTCGATCGTGCAGGTAAGGCGTCAGCTCAAGCAAGAGTTCGGGTTTGCGACTCAAGGCGCTACGGATCGCAGCCAGTACTCTCCCAATCGACGCGAGCAGGCTCTGGAGCGAAGCATGGTGACGGGTGACCTGAATGCCGCGACAGTAGAGTGGATTGTTCAGTACCGTATCCAAGATCCAAGACAGTTTCTGTTCAAGGTTCGCGATCCGAAGGACACCTTGCGCGACATTTCCGAGTCTGTGATGAGAACGGTTGTGGGCGACCGGACAGTGGACGAAGTAATTACGGTGGGCCGTCAAGAGATCGCCATCGTCGCTTTGCGTATGATGCAGACTTTGGTCGATAAGTACGAGCTCGGTTTGAGTATCGACCTTGTACAGCTACAGAACGTGAACCCGCCGGACAAAGTCCGCCCTTCGTTTAATGAGGTGAATCAAGCTCAGCAAGAGCGTGAGAATCTAATTAATGTAGCGAATGGTGAATACAATAAGGTCATCCCACGCGCTCGTGGACAGGCGAATCAGTCGATCCAAGAGGCGGAAGGTTATGCGTTGGCCCGAGTCAATGAAGCGGAAGGGGATGTCGCCCGTTTCGAAGCATTGCTTCTTGAATACGTGAAAGCTCCGGAAGTGACCAAGCGTCGACTATATTTGGAGACGATGCAGGACGTGGTGTCTGGTATCGATAAGAAGATAGTGCTCGATAGTGACGCCAGCGGAGTGCTGCCGCTTCTGCAGCTGAACCAGTAA